Proteins encoded within one genomic window of Marinobacter halotolerans:
- a CDS encoding sulfite exporter TauE/SafE family protein, with the protein MTILEILALLALGGLAGFINVLSAGGSMLTLPLLMFLGLPPQVANGTNRVAITFQSITAVGSFHRMGHGNLVVSLYLAVPAVLGSLLGAWVATWVADAVFEFVLVVAMIGASVFMLLPQPELDTRPLTTERLGPVIYLAMFLIGVYGGFIQVGVGALFLVVLYRMLRIDLRQVNVFKVAIVLLYTLPALLIFAISDQVRWGMGLTLALGNITGAFIAVRVNVSRTGAKWVKWITLVMVAAILVRLIVY; encoded by the coding sequence ATGACGATTCTGGAAATTCTGGCCCTGCTTGCCCTGGGGGGCCTTGCCGGATTCATCAACGTGCTGTCAGCAGGCGGTTCCATGCTGACCTTGCCGTTGCTGATGTTTCTGGGGCTGCCGCCCCAGGTAGCCAATGGCACTAACCGTGTCGCTATTACATTCCAGAGCATTACCGCGGTAGGGTCGTTCCACCGTATGGGTCACGGTAACCTAGTGGTCAGCCTGTACCTGGCCGTGCCGGCGGTTCTGGGCTCGCTACTGGGGGCCTGGGTAGCAACCTGGGTCGCTGACGCGGTTTTCGAGTTTGTGTTGGTGGTCGCCATGATTGGCGCTTCCGTGTTCATGCTGTTGCCACAGCCAGAGTTGGACACCCGGCCTTTGACGACAGAGCGGCTGGGACCGGTGATCTACCTGGCGATGTTTCTGATTGGCGTTTATGGTGGTTTTATCCAGGTAGGAGTCGGTGCGCTTTTTCTGGTTGTGCTGTACCGCATGCTGCGGATTGACCTGCGCCAGGTGAATGTATTCAAGGTGGCTATCGTTCTGCTGTACACCTTGCCCGCTCTGCTGATTTTCGCCATCAGTGACCAGGTGCGCTGGGGAATGGGCCTTACCCTGGCTCTTGGCAATATTACCGGAGCGTTTATCGCGGTGCGGGTCAATGTAAGCCGTACCGGCGCCAAGTGGGTGAAATGGATCACGCTAGTGATGGTAGCGGCGATTCTGGTCCGGCTTATTGTTTACTGA